A segment of the Hemicordylus capensis ecotype Gifberg chromosome 6, rHemCap1.1.pri, whole genome shotgun sequence genome:
atttctaggctcttagcacctgagatttgtcaaaaCCTGTTTTAAAGATGTCTGTTTGAAACAAAGAATCTTAGAACTGCCACCACCATCCTAAATTCTAATCAAACTGATGGCATATCCCCAATTCTGCTCCTTTTTTCAGGTCTAAAATGTTCTCCAACATCATGTTCAGCCAGTTGACCTCACACCCCAGAAgaataagtttgtttgtttgctgcaaTCCCTTTGGATTCAGGATGGCCAAAATTCTACCTCCAGATTCGAGCAGGCCCACCCTTGCTAGTAAACTCAGTGTTGCAGCTATGCTACTTGGACATATGGCCCAGATCACTATGGAGTGGGTGAAGAAATGGTTGCGCTTCTGGAAGAGTTTTCCTGTGACCCTGATGAAGGCTGTATTGATGGGCATTGCCAAAGGGGCCTGCAGAGTAGCTTTGGCTACTGCCCCTTTGGAGAGAGGCTTCTTAAGCATTGAGGAAGACCTTGAAAGAAATGAAGGCAACATAGAAGATGGAGAGAAGCAAAACTTGAAAGGTGGTCATCtggagcatcttcttctgaaCAGCCTTGATAATCTGATTGAAGATGGACATCTTGGAGAGGGTCCCAAATGGATTCTGAATGGTTCTAGTGGGGCCAAAATGGATAAGGTGGACATGGAAGAGGAACGCATCTCTGAGCTATGTCTGATAAATTCTTCCATCTTCATTGACTTTGGAAATGAGTGGGAAGATTCTTCGGAAGATGACATGGAAATGCAGTATGTGGTGAGTCCTGGGAGTTTCCCCCAGGAATGGTTGGAAGACTGTTACTATCCACAGGTATCTCCAAAAAGCTTGGATATCGGCAGATGTTTTGGAGAGAATCTGAAAGATTGCCACAGCCACCATGAAGAGTATAGTGATCTTGAAGGGGATTTATGGCAAACTTTGGAAAGTCCCTCTCTTTCCCGGCAACGCATGGAGGGCttggaatctagtgaggattttGCCATGCATGAAAAGCGATGCTCTGAAGGTCCAGTTGATTCGCCAAAGGGTGGGAAACTCCTAGAGGTGTACAGGAAGGACGAGGGTAAGGGCTCTCTGGACTCAGGAATGTCGACCTATGATTTTAAGAGCCCCCTTGTCCTGTCCTTGTTCTTCAGTCCAtcagaggaggaggacgacggtgatgaagaagaggaggaagactgGTGGAATGAAAATGAGATGGAAGAGACCAGCCAGTCAAAAACATCCTTTGATGGTGGGGATTTGGGAAAAGAAGAGAATTCTTCAGAAATAGAAAAAGACTTTCTACACCCTGCTGTTTTTGATAACTTCTGTGAATCCTCCTTTGAGAATAGTGATCCCTTCCACCCACTCTGTTTTTCCAAACCCATTCAGGCCCCCAGGGTATCTACCATTGCCCCACCTGAGCCCAAGAACCACAAGGAAAACACAGTCTCCTTTTATCTAACAAAGACAGATTCTCAGCCCAGGGGCGTCTGTACTCCCTCAAAGCATCCATGGTCCCAAAAGGACCCAAGAACTATCTGCACGCATCCAGCTAACAAATTCTGCCAGACAGACTCCAAGAAAAACTATGACCCTAACACCACAGAAATATCATCTGTTTCCCAGGAAGAAAATGAGGTGGTTAAGAAGGTGAGTCACGTTAAATATTTTTGTGGAATAaccagaacttctgggttctTCAGAGAAGGAGACTTCAGGGAGAATATTCAGAAGCTCTGGACTATTTTTGTTACTCTATAATTAGGAATAACAAACACCCTTAGTTTTGCCTCTTGCAATCAGAGACAGATTAGAATTGCCCATgacgctcttatccctggactttggggctgaagtccagggcctgcacaccccctggggaccccccaaatctgttctgggtggtgtggtttgtgccctcgagaatctacgtgttaaaaaatgatgctaaCCTTGCAgcatgggtgggggcgggggggctccaaaggcctttaggtccaggctccaaaattatctagatgTACCTCTGGCCCATTTCATTCATAAACGTTTAAGGGAGAATTCATTGTCTTCAACAATCTAAGTACTCTGTTTACACAATGATTGggatggttccccctcccccgatcACTGACAAGGTACCCAGATGCACAATTGCACAACAGGCAGAAATTCTGCAGAAGTCCTTTGAAGAGCTTGCTTCCTGTTCTtcaaagttcttctccctctcttaaGAATTTCCTTTTCTCCAAAGGGATGGCTTTGTATGATTGTTGTGACTTAACTTTTAGTCACCATGTAACTAAACAccatttatttgacacatttgtataccgcccagagatgtCACTTTTGGGCAGTacacaaatgtgtcaaataaataaacgacttttagaggagagctggtcttgtggtagaaagcatgacttgtccccttagctaagcagggtccaccctggttgcatatgaaagggagactagaagtgtgagcactgtaagatattcccctcaggggatggagctgctctgggaagagcagaaggttccaagttccctccctggcttctccaagatagggctgagagagattcctgcctgcaaccttggagaagccgctgctagtctgtgtagacaattctgagctagatggaccaatggtccacatatggcagcctcctatgttcctgacTTCCTCTTTGTGAACCTCTGCTTCTCTCATTCTAATATCCCATCCATTCCTCAATTTCTGTTCTCGGACTCTTCCCTGCTCCCGTTAGTCCCACCCTGGAGTTCCCTTTGGTTCCACTTCTCTGCTGGAAGTGTGGCATTGCACACTCATTGCCAGacatttctgtttctgaaatATCTGGCAATGCTGATGCAATGTCACACTACCGGCTGAGAAGCAGGTGATGTAAGGCAGCAGCATTTCGCAGCCGAGCATGCTCTCTTTGTCTTCCCCtcaactttcccccctccccttcttgagAGCTTTTCATCTAAAACTGCTGATCCGCTGAACTGACAAGACTGCAGCATTGCCCCCCACCTTCTCTTTGTTGCTTAATGGCAGTTTCTGCATAAAGCATAGATTCTCAGCATTCAGTACATTGTTCCCCTGGGGATATGGGACAAGgggcagaagaggaagaagaccAGCGCAGAGGATGGGGAGAAGAGTACCTGCTTGCCTTTGCTGCTGGTTACCGCCTAGATCTAATTTctttctcttgccccctctcTATTTTgccccttccttctttcaaaatgaTGGCAAAAAAAATTGGTGTGCCATGCAGTGCAAACCACTTTATATTTCCCAGCAATAATTTGGCATGCTGCAGTTTGCACGACACTTAACTGGTTTCAGCTCCTTTGCCAGCATCGCCTCTAGCTCACATTCCTTTAATTACCCTTCATGAGATGACTGCGAACCAGTGCAGTATAGTGTTTGGACTGTCGGACAAGGATTTCAGAGACCTGTGCTCCTACCAATTCCTGCTTGGCTGTAAAGCTCACTTGGGCAGCCTTGAGCCCATTGTGctgtctacctcacagggttgttgtgaggataaagtgagCCAAGGAGAATAGTGTATGCTGCCTTCTCTTTGAAGGAaaggcaagtttgtttgtttgtttgtttgtttaaatgcatattgtgtgtgtataaattattAATGGAAAAGTTGTATCCTACTCTAGAGTGGcctataatttaaaaatatacaaataatTCAACAGCAGATGCTAAAAAAAGAACAGCAAAACTGCAAGCaaagtaaaataaacaaaaagccAAAGAACATAGAGTCTTCACCTGGTGCCTAAACAGCAGCAGAGACGGCACCAGGTGAATATCTGTAGGGGTGGTATTTTAAAGTCATGCTGTTACTACAGATAAGGCCCCACCTCTAGTCACCACCTGCCAAATCTCCAAAGGCACCTGGAGTAGGGCCTTTAATTATGAGCTAAGCAGGTTTTTCTAGGAGAAAGAGGACCTTCGGATACTTCAAGTTGAAGGAATCTTATCATTAATGCTCTGGGCCCAGGGTAAAatagcagaagagagcaaccatatttacctgaatccaagactaggtttttccaagGTCTTCTTAAATTCAGGCCCCTTCtcctttcaagtaaatacaggtatcacctgtatttacctgagtcatcttctgtttgggtaaatatggtatttaagagagaccTTGTATTACATAGGCATGAACGAACTTTAAAGTGGAGATTTTGAAGGAAAGTTCATAAACTATGTCTCGAGACATATGATCaggcagatgatgatgattattacatttacatcccgctcttcctccaaggagcccagagtggtgtactacatacttaagtttctcttcacaacaaccctgtgaagtaggttaggctgaaagaagtGATTGgctcagtcacccagcaagtctcatggctgaatggggatttgaattcgggtctccccgatcctagtccagcactctaaccactacaccacgctggctcatatgtATCTCTCCGGGACTCAAGGTGGTTTGGAGCAAAGATGGGTACCATTAGGAATACAATCTACCTACTTTTGTCTCTGGTAAACAGGTGTATGTATTTCAAAAGCCTGCAAAACGTGTTTAACCAGAGGTGAGAGTGGGACCAAAGGGGTGTGTGCCTGAATACTGTGGGAGGTGATGCCTCCCTCAATAACTATTTGTGTCTCCAGCCTCTAGAGAATACAGGTGTTGCACATGTTGCCATTTTCACCACAGAATGATAGTGGGAGCACAAAACTCGCCATGT
Coding sequences within it:
- the LOC128329905 gene encoding uncharacterized protein LOC128329905, which translates into the protein MFSNIMFSQLTSHPRRISLFVCCNPFGFRMAKILPPDSSRPTLASKLSVAAMLLGHMAQITMEWVKKWLRFWKSFPVTLMKAVLMGIAKGACRVALATAPLERGFLSIEEDLERNEGNIEDGEKQNLKGGHLEHLLLNSLDNLIEDGHLGEGPKWILNGSSGAKMDKVDMEEERISELCLINSSIFIDFGNEWEDSSEDDMEMQYVVSPGSFPQEWLEDCYYPQVSPKSLDIGRCFGENLKDCHSHHEEYSDLEGDLWQTLESPSLSRQRMEGLESSEDFAMHEKRCSEGPVDSPKGGKLLEVYRKDEGKGSLDSGMSTYDFKSPLVLSLFFSPSEEEDDGDEEEEEDWWNENEMEETSQSKTSFDGGDLGKEENSSEIEKDFLHPAVFDNFCESSFENSDPFHPLCFSKPIQAPRVSTIAPPEPKNHKENTVSFYLTKTDSQPRGVCTPSKHPWSQKDPRTICTHPANKFCQTDSKKNYDPNTTEISSVSQEENEVVKKVRFSPVVTVHQLLVWDYASRAARQGPWEEMARDRCRFRRRIAEVQAVLEPCLEMEHRAKAWRRIHGIPDSLEEAANEQTIPTVAKAEKLTI